In a single window of the Manis javanica isolate MJ-LG chromosome 16, MJ_LKY, whole genome shotgun sequence genome:
- the SNRPC gene encoding U1 small nuclear ribonucleoprotein C, which translates to MPKFYCDYCDTYLTHDSPSVRKTHCSGRKHKENVKDYYQKWMEEQAQSLIDKTTAAFQQGKIPPTPFSAPPPAGAMIPPPPSLPGPPRPGMMPAPHMGGPPMMPMMGPPPPGMMPVGPAPGMRPPMGGHMPMMPGPPMMRPPARPMMVPTRPGMTRPDR; encoded by the exons ATGCCTAA GTTTTATTGTGACTACTGCGATACATACCTCACCCATGACTCT CCATCTGTGAGAAAGACACACTGCAGTGGTAGGAAACACAAAGAGAATGTGAAAGACTACTATCAGAAATGGATGGAAGAGCAGGCTCAGAGCCTGATTGACAAAACAA CGGCTGCATTTCAACAAGGAAAGATACCTCCTACTCCAttctctgctcctcctcctgcaggGGCAATGATCCCACCTCCCCCAAGTCTCC CGGGTCCTCCCCGTCCTGGTATGATGCCAGCACCTCATATGGGGGGCCCTCCCATGATGCCAATGATGGGCCCTCCGCCTCCTGGGATGATGCCAGTGGGGCCTG CTCCTGGAATGAGGCCACCTATGGGAGGCCACATGCCAATGATGCCTGGACCCCCAATGATGAGACCTCCTGCCCGTCCCATGATGGTACCCACTCGGCCAGGAATGACTCGACCAGACAGATAA